A genome region from Hoplias malabaricus isolate fHopMal1 chromosome 8, fHopMal1.hap1, whole genome shotgun sequence includes the following:
- the chuk gene encoding inhibitor of nuclear factor kappa-B kinase subunit alpha, whose amino-acid sequence MEKPPFKQTQVCGPWVMKERLGTGGFGHVYLYQHQEISEKIAVKLCRLELNAKNKDRWSREIQIMKKLNHLNVVTARDVPEEMKHIALNDLPLLAMEYCSRGDLRKLLSKPENCCGLKESEVLSLLNDVGSGIQYLHANKIIHRDLKPENIVLQDISGKLVHKIIDLGYAKDLDQGSLCTSFVGTLQYLAPELFESKPYTVTVDYWSFGTMVFECSCGFRPFLHNLQPVQWTSKVRNKGPKDIMAVEDMNGEVRFSTHLPYPNNLSRTLLEPLESLLQLMLKWDPVQRGGSVNPDTKQPQCFALLDQILNMKVVHILNMTTTQVHSFLLNPEEGLHSLQQRIEVETKIEHLNQELLQETGVMLDPRKPAVQCVLDGVRGWDSYIVYLFDKSLTKYSGPFTARPLPESVNFIVRETKTQLPLSALKKVWGEAVSYVCGLREDYSRLFQGQRAAMLSLLRYNTNLTRYKNLMFSCSQQLKAKLDFFKSSIQYDLEKYSDQMQYGISSEKMLKAWQDNEEKAAAFVQVAEVGHLDEEIMALHSEIVELQRSPYARRQGDVMEQLEEKAIELYKQLKAKCKMNDPQHGYSDSSEMVKVIVQTVQNQDRVLKDLYAHLSKILLSKQKIIDLFPKIEKTLENIKEADGTVMQMQMKRQREFWHLLKIACAQNTTRGHGTDISSSFSAWSHSQPSCSPRLPMSLQATHDSETVNHLLEENQKYLSQLTSLLQETTEEKSESIMDQDWSWTRYESLIAKSQRL is encoded by the exons ATGGAGAAACCCCCTTTCAAACAGACCCAAGTTTGTGGACCATGGGTAATGAAGGAGAGGCTAGGAACCGGAGGCTTTGGACATGTATACCTTTATCAACATCAG GAAATATCTGAAAAAATTGCTGTGAAACTCTGCCGGCTTGAGCTTAATGCAAAGAACAAAGACAGATGGAGTCGAGAAATTCAGATAATGAAAAA ATTGAACCACCTCAATGTGGTGACAGCAAGGGACGTACCTGAAGAGATGAAACACATTGCTTTGAATGACTTACCTCTTTTAGCTATGGAGTATTGTTCCAGGGGAGATCTTCGTAAG TTGTTGAGCAAACCTGAAAATTGTTGTGGGCTAAAGGAAAGTGAGGTGCTGTCCTTACTCAATGATGTTG GTTCAGGAATTCAGTATCTTCATGCAAATAAAATCATTCACAGAGATTTAAAACCCGAGAATATTGTACTTCAAGACATTAGCGGAAAG CTGGTCCACAAGATCATTGACCTGGGCTACGCCAAAGATTTAGATCAAGGGAGCCTTTGCACTTCATTTGTGGGCACGCTTCAGTATCTG GCCCCAGAGCTGTTTGAGAGCAAGCCGTACACAGTCACTGTGGACTACTGGAGCTTCGGCACAATGGTCTTTGAGTGTAGCTGTGGGTTTCGTCCTTTTCTACACAACCTACAGCCTGTGCAGTG GACGAGTAAGGTTCGAAACAAAGGCCCAAAAGACATCATGGCTGTAGAGGATATGAATGGAGAAGTCAGATTCAGCACTCATCTTCCTTATCCCAATAATCTCAGCAg GACACTGCTGGAGCCATTGGAGAGTTTGCTACAGTTAATGCTGAAGTGGGACCCAGTGCAGAGGGGAGGCAGTGTGAACCCTGACACAAAACAGCCACAGTGTTTTGCACTTCTTGATCAGATACTGAACATGAAG GTTGTGCACATTCTGAACATGACCACAACTCAGGTTCACTCTTTCCTGCTGAACCCTGAGGAGGGCCTCCACTCTCTTCAGCAGAGGATTGAGGTTGAGACAAAAATCGAACATCTGAATCAAGAGCTTCTGCAGGAGACAGGAGTCATGCTGGACCCAAGGAAACCTGCAGTACAGTGCGTCTTGGATGGAGTT AGAGGATGGGACAGCTATATAGTGTATCTTTTTGACAAGAGCCTAACTAAGTACTCTGGACCCTTCACTGCCAGGCCGCTACCAGAGAGTGTCAACTTTATTG tTCGTGAAACGAAGACTCAGCTCCCCTTGAGTGCACTTAAGAAGGTTTGGGGTGAGGCAGTCAGCTACGTCTGTGGCCTTAGAGAGGACTACAGCCGCCTTTTCCAAGGCCAAAGAGCTGCCAT GTTGAGCCTTCTTCGGTACAACACAAACCTCACCAGATACAAGAACCTGATGTTCTCATGTTCTCAGCAGTTGAAAGCAAAGCTGGACTTCTTTAAGAGTAGTATCCAATATGACCTGGAGAAGTACAGTGATCAGATGCAGTATGGAATAT CCTCTGAAAAGATGTTGAAGGCTTGGCAAGACAATGAAGAAAAGGCTGCTGCCTTTGTGCAG GTTGCAGAGGTTGGCCACCTAGATGAAGAGATTATGGCTTTGCATTCAGAGATTGTTGAACTTCAGAGAAGCCCATATGCCCGGCGACAAGGAGATGTCATGGAGCAACT TGAGGAAAAAGCTATTGAGCTCTACAAACAACTGAAGGCAAAATGCAAAA TGAATGATCCTCAGCATGGCTACAGTGACAGTTCTGAGATGGTAAAAGTCATTGTCCAAACTGTTCAGAATCAAGACAGAGTACTGAAGGATCTCTATGCACATCTCAG CAAAATTCTGCTAAGCAAACAGAAGATTATCGACTTATTTCCCAAGATTGAGAAAACCCTAGAGAACATCAAGGAAGCAGATGGCACTGTCATGCAAATGCAGAtgaagagacagagggagtTCTGGCACTTACTGAAGATTGCTTGT GCCCAGAATACCACTCGAGGTCACGGCACAGACATTTCCTCTTCTTTCTCAGCTTGGTCTCATTCTCAGCCCTCCTGTTCACCACGCCTGCCCATGTCCCTGCAGGCCACACACGAcag TGAAACTGTCAATCATCTACTGGAGGAGAACCAGAAGTACTTAAGCCAGCTTACAAGCCTGCTGCAAGAGACAACTGAGGAGAAATCAGAGAGTATAATG GATCAAGACTGGAGCTGGACTAGATATGAATCTCTAATAGCAAAATCACAACGTTTATAA
- the LOC136705444 gene encoding glutathione S-transferase omega-1-like, with the protein MAETQKCLAKGSCAPGPVPNGLIRIYSMRFCPFAQRTRLVLKAKGIPHETVNIHLKEKPEWYLEKNPLGLVPTLELPSGQVVYESAITCEYLDEVYPGKKLMPSDPLEKAQQKMLLEDYSKIIPLFYKIPGTRNTGGDVSELEAELKEKLSKLNKVLVNKKTKYFGGDSISMIDYLIWPWFERADSWQMNQYLDGTPELKNWISLVKEDPAVKDLMFNADTHKAFFSSFFAGSPNYDYGL; encoded by the exons ATGGCTGAGACTCAGAAGTGCCTCGCTAAAG GAAGCTGTGCTCCTGGTCCCGTACCCAATGGTTTAATAAGGATCTACAGCATGAGATTCTGCCCTTTTGCCCAGAGAACAAGACTGGTTCTCAAAGCGAAGGGTATTCC GCACGAAACTGTCAACATTCATTTGAAAGAGAAACCTGAATGGTACCTGGAGAAGAACCCTCTTGGTTTGGTGCCAACATTGGAGTTGCCGAGTGGTCAGGTGGTTTATGAATCAGCAATCACCTGTGAATACCTAGATGAAGTGTATCCTGGGAAAAAACTGATGCCCTCTGACCCCTTGGAGAAAGCCCAACAGAAGATGCTGCTGGAAGATTACTCAAAG ATCATTCCACTGTTCTACAAGATTCCCGGTACCAGGAATACTGGGGGAGATGTGTCTGAGTTAGAAGCAGAGCTGAAGGAGAAACTTTCCAAACTGAACAAG GTCCTAGTGAACAAGAAAACCAAGTACTTCGGTGGTGACTCAATCTCTATGATTGATTACCTGATCTGGCCGTGGTTTGAGAGGGCTGACTCATGGCAGATGAATCA GTATCTGGACGGCACTCCGGAGCTGAAGAACTGGATTTCACTCGTTAAAGAGGATCCAGCTGTGAAGGACCTGATGTTCAACGCAGATACCCACAAAGCCTTTTTTAGCTCATTCTTCGCTGGAAGCCCCAACTATGACTATGGATTATAG